From the genome of Melitaea cinxia chromosome 12, ilMelCinx1.1, whole genome shotgun sequence, one region includes:
- the LOC123658224 gene encoding organic cation transporter protein-like, producing the protein MEKEHALEEMMGKLGDFGRYQAFQFCLHILAAMTAGLHMLSLVTVAAVPEHRCAIKGVDNMTFTEPWNSSLVAEAIPLNVHGKLDSCKIYSLNKTLEDCQSWVYNTQYYTSSRGIEWNFVCNQRWMGAIAQTAYMFGVVLGSFVLGRLWDSFGRKTVFVWAGVLQLLFGMSVAFSTDYYTFIAIRFIYGIFGSGSYIAGFVLTMELVGPSRRTICGVTFQIMFALGIMLLAAYGYLIDNRFYLQIVYALHAVVLLPHWFLMDESPRWLWAQNRARESVAIIEKALKMNGSTENIDTPVLISQCKVARAKYSDDSSSGTSNLFKTPNMLKKTLIISGCWFANSVVYYGLSLNTGKLNGNPYFITFLMGVVELPSYIIIMYCLDRIGHRALISTMMLLGGISCLVVVTLPHGSTSATGVVMVGKLFISGSYSIIYKYSAELFPTVVRSSGVGLGSMCASVSGALTPLISLLDTLNPKIPTLIFGFLALLSGFSTFFLPETIGRILPQSLEDGEKFGVGDTCFTNCSGRRISDVMEDIPETMVPLERIVKKS; encoded by the exons GGGATTTCGGTCGTTACCAAGCCTTCCAGTTCTGTCTCCATATCCTGGCTGCGATGACAGCTGGTTTACACATGCTCTCCTTGGTAACAGTCGCAGCGGTACCAGAACATAG ATGTGCCATAAAAGGAGTAGATAATATGACTTTTACGGAGCCATGGAATTCTTCCTTAGTTGCAGAAGCAATACCCTTAAACGTTCATGGAAAATTGGATTCTTGTAAGATATACAGTCTAAATAAAACATTAGAAGATTGTCAATCTTGGGTTTATAATACTCAGTATTATACGTCGTCACGTGGAATAGAATGGAACTTTGTTTGCAATCAACGATGGATGGGAGCTATCGCTCAAACGGCATATATGTTTGGTGTTGTTTTAGGTTCATTTGTTCTTGGCAGGTTATGGGATTCGTTTGGAAGAAAAACTGTTTTCGTATGGGCTGGAGTTCTTCAACTTCTTTTTGGAATGTCAGTTGCTTTTTCTACTGATTACTATACATTTATTGCAATTAGATTCATATACGGAATTTTTGGTTCTGGCTCATATATTGCCGGATTTGTATTGACAATGGAGCTAGTTGGACCAAGTCGACGTACAATATGTGGGGTAACGTTTCAAATAATGTTTGCATTAGGAATAATGCTTCTAGCTGCTTATGGATATCTTATAGATAATaggttttatttacaaatcgtATACGCACTACATGCCGTTGTATTACTACCTCATTGGTTTCTTATGGATGAATCTCCTAGGTGGCTTTGGGCACAAAACCGTGCTCGTGAATCTGTAGCAATAATagaaaaagctttaaaaatgaATGGGTCTACTGAAAACATTGATACACCTGTATTAATATCACAATGTAAGGTAGCTCGTGCAAAATATTCTGATGATAGTAGTTCCGGAACTAGTAACCTTTTCAAAACGCCAAATATGTTGAAGAAAACACTTATTATAAGCGGGTGCTGGTTCGCCAATTCTGTAGTGTATTATGGTCTATCATTAAATACAGGTAAATTAAATGGCAACCCTTATTTTATAACCTTTCTTATGGGCGTAGTTGAGTTGccaagttatattattataatgtattgtTTAGACCGCATAGGCCACAGAGCTCTTATCAGCACGATGATGTTATTGGGTGGAATATCTTGTTTAGTTGTGGTTACACTTCCACATGGTTCCACATCAGCTACGGGTGTGGTAATGGTTGGCAAACTTTTTATATCTGGTTCATattctataatttataaatattctgcAGAACTATTTCCTACTGTGGTACGGAGTTCCGGGGTCGGATTAGGTAGTATGTGCGCAAGTGTGTCCGGTGCACTAACACCGCTTATTAGTTTGCTCGATACTCTTAATCCAAAAATACCTACTTTAATCTTTGGATTTTTGGCATTGTTGTCTGggttttcaacattttttttaccagAGACTATTGGACGTATATTGCCACAATCTCTTGAAGATGGTGAGAAATTCGGAGTAGGCGATACATGTTTTACAAATTGCAGTGGCAGGCGTATAAGCGACGTGATGGAAGATATACCAGAGACAATGGTTCCCTTAGaaagaattgttaaaaaatcttaa
- the LOC123658225 gene encoding organic cation transporter protein-like: MNFFRCWIEGIDTNEVAAAWNSSEILAAIPKSATGGLHNCLMYNDFNETTTCDRWVFDTTYRTSSRAIDWNLVCNQRWKAALAQTVYMLGVFTGAVYLGRLADKVGRKTVFCWSGALQLILGVTVSFIPEYWSFLVVTFFYAIFGSAGAYIPAFVLTMELVGPSKRTACGISFQCAFAVGIMLVAGWGALIDDRKILQAVYGLHGLLLIPHIWIMDESPRWLWAQGRPKEAVDIVQKALKFNKSDEVLDRAVLVSKGKIESSKTTEEPSVSTLDLFKTPNLRNKTLNICLCYFANSLVYYGLTLSTGKLEGNPYLITAVFGLVEFPSYAAVMYFLDIWGRRLLMTSMMIVGGTACIIAAFMPPGTIISTIIVIAGKLFIAGSFAIIYNYSAELFPTVVRNTGIGLGAMCARLSGALTPLITLLDSFDPKIPSVIFGLVALVSGFLCCFLPETMNQPMPQSISDGENYGKGDTCFTSCLGKKENDEPYTDEDKAAAAESMVPLDDINKKV, encoded by the coding sequence atgaactTTTTCAGGTGCTGGATAGAAGGAATTGACACCAACGAAGTTGCAGCTGCCTGGAATTCTTCAGAAATATTAGCAGCAATACCTAAATCAGCCACAGGCGGTCTTCACAATTGTTTAATGTATAATGATTTTAACGAAACAACTACATGTGATAGATGGGTTTTCGATACAACGTACAGGACGTCATCTCGTGCAATTGATTGGAATCTTGTATGTAACCAAAGATGGAAAGCAGCTTTAGCTCAAACCGTGTATATGTTAGGTGTATTCACTGGAGCCGTATATCTCGGAAGATTAGCAGATAAAGTTGGCAGAAAAACAGTGTTTTGTTGGTCAGGCGCTCTTCAGTTAATTCTAGGAGTAACGGTTTCCTTTATTCCCGAATATTGGTCATTTTTAgttgtgacatttttttatgCAATCTTTGGTTCTGCCGGTGCATATATTCCAGCATTTGTTCTGACTATGGAACTTGTCGGACCAAGCAAGAGAACCGCTTGCGGAATATCTTTTCAATGTGCCTTTGCAGTTGGTATAATGTTAGTAGCTGGATGGGGAGCACTAATAGACGACAGAAAAATCCTCCAAGCTGTTTATGGCTTACACGGTTTACTTCTTATACCTCATATTTGGATAATGGACGAATCACCGCGATGGCTATGGGCCCAAGGAAGGCCGAAAGAAGCGGTAGATATTGTCCAAAAAgctttaaaattcaacaaatcTGATGAAGTACTAGATAGAGCTGTTCTTGTTTCTAAAGGAAAAATTGAATCATCTAAAACAACTGAAGAGCCATCAGTGAGCACTTTAGATCTGTTTAAAACACCTAATTTACGAAACAAAACtcttaatatttgtttgtgttacTTCGCAAATTCTTTGGTTTATTATGGACTAACACTTAGTACCGGTAAATTAGAAGGCAATCCTTACCTCATTACGGCTGTCTTTGGTTTAGTAGAATTTCCTAGTTATGCCGCTGTTATGTATTTTCTTGACATTTGGGGTCGGAGACTACTTATGACCTCTATGATGATAGTTGGTGGTACCGCATGTATTATAGCTGCTTTTATGCCACCTGGAACTATTATATCTACGATAATCGTTATAGCAGGGAAGCTATTTATTGCTGGTTCTTTCgctataatatataactattcTGCAGAATTATTCCCTACCGTAGTTCGTAACACAGGAATTGGTTTAGGTGCAATGTGTGCCAGGTTGTCCGGAGCATTAACACCTTTAATTACGTTACTTGATTCATTCGATCCTAAAATTCCCTCAGTCATATTCGGATTAGTGGCTCTTGTATCCGGATTCTTATGTTGTTTTCTACCCGAAACTATGAATCAACCGATGCCGCAATCTATATCTGATGGAGAAAATTATGGTAAAGGGGACACATGCTTTACGAGTTGTTTAGGCAAAAAAGAAAATGATGAACCTTATACCGATGAGGATAAAGCCGCTGCCGCTGAATCGATGGTACCTTtagatgatataaataaaaaagtttga